A stretch of Acidimicrobiales bacterium DNA encodes these proteins:
- the pyrF gene encoding orotidine-5'-phosphate decarboxylase, which yields MAEIDADIRSKLALVMDVDDLVAAIRLGRELNDYFGVAKIGLELYSAAGPEAIGAVADLGYKVFLDLKLHDIPTTVGKAARVLGALGVSYLTMHAHGGVEMLQAGVHGLEEGARNAGLDKPESLAVTVLTSDGDAPEHIMPKRVMLATEAGCTGLVCSAGDLQQAHHYAPRMTRVVPGIRLPGDNVDDHANAVSPGDAITAGADLLVVGRTVTRADDPLAAAAAVHESIASAGD from the coding sequence ATGGCTGAAATCGACGCCGACATCCGCAGCAAGCTCGCCCTGGTGATGGATGTGGACGACCTCGTCGCCGCCATCCGCCTCGGGCGGGAGCTCAACGACTACTTCGGTGTCGCCAAGATCGGCCTCGAGCTCTACAGCGCCGCCGGACCGGAGGCGATCGGCGCGGTCGCCGACCTCGGGTACAAGGTCTTCCTCGACCTGAAGCTGCACGACATCCCCACCACGGTCGGCAAGGCCGCCCGGGTGCTCGGCGCGCTCGGGGTGTCCTACCTGACCATGCACGCTCACGGTGGCGTGGAGATGCTCCAGGCCGGGGTCCACGGTCTCGAGGAGGGCGCCCGCAACGCCGGTCTCGACAAGCCCGAATCGCTCGCCGTCACCGTGCTGACCAGCGATGGCGATGCGCCCGAGCACATCATGCCCAAGCGGGTCATGCTCGCGACCGAGGCCGGCTGCACCGGTCTCGTGTGCTCGGCGGGCGACCTGCAGCAGGCCCACCACTATGCGCCCCGCATGACGAGGGTCGTTCCCGGCATCCGCCTGCCGGGTGACAATGTCGACGATCACGCAAACGCCGTGAGCCCCGGCGATGCCATCACCGCCGGTGCCGATCTCCTGGTGGTCGGCCGCACCGTCACCCGCGCCGATGACCCGCTCGCCGCGGCCGCAGCCGTCCACGAGTCCATCGCCTCCGCCGGCGACTGA
- a CDS encoding dihydroorotate dehydrogenase, protein MTDLATSVGSVRLRAPVLTASGTAGYGSEFARYLQPAELGAVVVKSMKAGEWAGNPAPRVHPTAAGMINSVGLQGKGVPHWLAHELPELIATGATVVASIWGNSIADYAAAADALAGAPPEVVAVEVNVSCPNLEDRGSMFAHSAASTRDAIEAAAGCGRPRWAKLSPNAADLPEIAIAAHEAGAEAVVLTNTLLGMVIDTETRRPVLGAKKGGLSGAAMHPVAVRAVYDVHEAAPTVPIVGVGGTTSGADVVEFLLAGASAVEVGTATFADPRAPRRILRQFEEWCARHGVADVAELIGAAHG, encoded by the coding sequence GTGACCGACCTGGCCACCTCGGTCGGTTCGGTCCGACTGCGGGCGCCGGTGCTGACCGCATCGGGCACCGCCGGATACGGCTCCGAATTCGCCCGCTATCTGCAACCGGCCGAGCTCGGCGCGGTGGTGGTGAAGTCCATGAAGGCGGGGGAGTGGGCGGGCAATCCGGCGCCGCGGGTGCACCCGACCGCCGCCGGCATGATCAACAGCGTCGGCCTCCAGGGCAAGGGCGTGCCCCACTGGTTGGCGCACGAGCTGCCCGAGCTGATCGCCACCGGCGCCACGGTGGTGGCGAGCATCTGGGGGAACTCGATCGCCGACTACGCCGCCGCGGCCGACGCGTTGGCGGGCGCGCCGCCGGAGGTGGTCGCCGTCGAGGTCAACGTCTCGTGCCCGAACCTCGAGGATCGCGGCTCGATGTTCGCCCACTCGGCGGCGTCGACCCGCGACGCGATCGAGGCGGCGGCCGGGTGCGGACGTCCCCGCTGGGCCAAACTGAGCCCCAACGCCGCCGACCTCCCCGAGATCGCGATCGCCGCCCACGAGGCCGGGGCCGAAGCGGTCGTGCTGACCAACACCCTGCTGGGGATGGTGATCGACACGGAGACCCGCCGCCCCGTCCTCGGGGCGAAGAAGGGCGGCCTGAGCGGCGCCGCGATGCACCCGGTGGCCGTGCGGGCCGTCTACGACGTGCACGAGGCGGCGCCGACCGTCCCGATCGTCGGGGTGGGTGGCACAACGTCCGGAGCCGATGTCGTAGAGTTCCTCCTCGCCGGGGCCAGCGCGGTGGAGGTGGGAACCGCAACGTTCGCCGATCCGCGCGCCCCCCGCCGGATCCTGAGACAATTCGAAGAATGGTGCGCCCGCCACGGGGTGGCGGACGTGGCCGAACTGATCGGAGCAGCACATGGCTGA